The DNA sequence CGCCATGTTGCCAGATACCCTGTTGATGATAGCCTTCCTGGGTCTGGCTAACGCCATCGTCTGGCCAGCAGTATGGCCGCTGGCGCTATCTGGCATGGGCAAACTGACCAGCACAGGCTCGGCGCTATTGGTGATGGGCATTGCAGGTGGCGCATTCGGTCCGCTGTTTTGGGGATTAACCAGCTCGGCAACCTCCCTCGGTCAGCAGGGCGGCTATATGGTGATGTTGCCTTGTTACCTGTTTATCCTCTTCTATGCGGTGAAAGGCTATAAGATGCGTAGCTGGAAATAGCCGAGAGTGTTTATCGAATTAAAAGGAGCCGAGTGCTCCTTTTTTGTTGCCTAATATCGAGGGGTAACTCGTTAATAACGGCTTTATTAAGAGAGGGGATGTTTGTATCAGGAGTGTAATGAATCCCATCAAGGGCGGTAAATTTCCGATATAAAAAAGCCCCGACATTGTCGAGGCTGTTTTATATGGTGCCGGCACCAAGAGTCGAACTCGGGACCTACTGATTACAAGTCAGTTGCTCTACCAACTGAGCTATGCCGGCTAAATTGTGGTGCCCGAACCCGGAATCGAACCAGGGACACGAGGATTTTCAATCCTCTGCTCTACCGACTGAGCTATTCGGGCAACTAAACTAAGTGTCTAGTTAACTACTTCAAACCAGGTCTCTATGACCCTTGCCGTTTGGAGTGCGCGTATAATATAGCGCTGATATTTATCCTGCAAGCGCTTTTTTGGAGAAATTTAACTGCATGGCTAGTTAATGTGCAAAGTGCTGGCTTTTTGGCATTTATGTCGTTTTTTAGCACAGTGGCTGTGGTTAAAACTCAGGTTTTAGCCACTAATTGTTCTTAAGGGGGCATTTTCAGGCCTCTTATTTCCCAACTCCCCACTAATCTCGTTTGTCTTAGCACTACCTTTCTAAAAATTAGAAGTTTATTGGCGAAATTACGCGATATTTGTCGATCTAAATCGAAGTTAATATGCTGTTAAGTCATAAATGAGGATGAATCGTGTTTAAAAATACCCAGAGCCGCTACGGCTTGGTGAGCATAGGCCTGCATTGGCTGACAGCGATTGCCGTATTAACGCTGTTCGCCCTGGGCGTGTGGATGGTCGAGCTGACCTATTACAGCGCCTGGTATAAGCGAGCGCCGGATCTGCATAAGAGCATAGGCGTGCTGCTGATGGTGTTAACCCTGTGCCGTCTGCTGTGGCGTTGGTTAAACCCGGCGCCTAAGTCGCTCCCCGGACATCAAAGGTGGGAGAAGCTGGCTGCGGGCCTGGTGCATCGTCTGCTGTATCTGATGCTGCTTGGCATCTTGATCTCTGGCTATCTTATCTCGACCGCCGACGGCAGGGCCATTGGCGTTTTCTCACTCATCGAGCTGCCAAGCCTGGGACTATTGTTTGAGGGGCAGGCGGATATAGCCGGCAAAGTACACCAATATCTGGCCTATGGCTTTATCGCATTGGTAACTCTGCATGGGCTTGGGGCACTTAAACACCACTTTATCGACAAAGACGCAAGCTTGAAACGCATGTTAAACATTAAGGAGACACAATGAAGAAGGCTATATTGAGCGCCGCACTTATTAGCACACTAGGCGCGGGGGCATTCATGTTACCGGCTACGGCCAACGCCGCCAATTATGTGATAGATACCCAAGGCGCCCACGCCTCGGTGCAGTTTAAGGTGAGCCACTTAGGTTATAGCTTCGTGGTGGGACGCTTTAACGAGTTTGCTGGCGACTTTAGTTTCGATAGCAAGCATATGGCTGATGCCAAGGTAAATGTAACGATCAA is a window from the Shewanella loihica PV-4 genome containing:
- a CDS encoding cytochrome b, with amino-acid sequence MFKNTQSRYGLVSIGLHWLTAIAVLTLFALGVWMVELTYYSAWYKRAPDLHKSIGVLLMVLTLCRLLWRWLNPAPKSLPGHQRWEKLAAGLVHRLLYLMLLGILISGYLISTADGRAIGVFSLIELPSLGLLFEGQADIAGKVHQYLAYGFIALVTLHGLGALKHHFIDKDASLKRMLNIKETQ